One segment of Primulina tabacum isolate GXHZ01 chromosome 14, ASM2559414v2, whole genome shotgun sequence DNA contains the following:
- the LOC142524783 gene encoding uncharacterized protein LOC142524783, whose amino-acid sequence MGFSPSLLLYSFLLTFSFANSVSELTALMDLKASLDPENLHLGSWVVRDDPCDGRFEGVACNEKGQVTNISLQGKGLAGKLSPEIGRLKYLTGLYLHYNSLYGEIPKEIGDLTELSDLYLNVNNLSGEIPPELGNMENLQVLQLCYNHFTGSVPTQLGSLKKLNVLALQSNLLTGAVPASLGDLVVLMRLDLSFNRLFGSIPTKLADAPMLEVFDIRNNSLSGNVPLALKRLVDGFRYENNPGLCGTGFSSLRSCDDSGYSSSNRPEPYAGGATGFSTKNIPESADLNLNCSQSSCSKASTNSHASVVVGLVVVAVFVSAASILSFSLYRRRKQKLSCTFDISDIHLSADNAKDSYKKNGSPLASLEYSSGWDPMAEGRRFGFSHEDMQNFRFNLQEVECATQYFSDKNLLGKSNYSMTYKGKLRDGSVVAVKRITKTSCKSEEAEFLKGLNVLTSLINENLVRLRGFCFSRGRGECFLVYDFVPNGSLFQYLDLEEVDGRVLEWSTRVSIINGIAKGIEYLHRCKVNKPSLVHQNISAKNVLIDQQIKPLLSDSGLHKLLTSDTIYSSLKASAAMGYLAPEYTTTGRFTEKSDVYAFGVLVFQILSGKRKYEISTRAVAESGNLEFVDTNIHGKFYIPEAKLLAKVAVSCTNELPEDRPSMEAIVQDISN is encoded by the exons ATGGGATTTTCTCCATCCCTCCTCCTTTACTCTTTCCTCCTCACATTTTCTTTTGCAAACTCCGTTTCCGAGCTTACAGCTTTGATGGACTTGAAAGCGAGTCTTGACCCGGAAAACTTGCATTTGGGTTCATGGGTTGTCCGGGATGACCCGTGTGACGGGAGATTTGAGGGGGTTGCTTGTAATGAGAAAGGGCAGGTGACTAACATTTCACTTCAGGGTAAAGGGCTCGCCGGAAAACTGTCGCCGGAGATTGGCAGGCTGAAGTATTTGACTGGGTTGTACCTGCATTACAATTCTTTGTACGGAGAAATACCGAAGGAGATTGGAGACTTGACTGAGCTGAGTGATCTATACTTGAATGTGAACAACTTATCCGGGGAGATTCCACCGGAGCTTGGGAACATGGAGAACTTACAAG TTTTGCAGCTGTGCTATAACCACTTCACTGGAAGTGTTCCAACGCAGCTGGGATCTCTGAAGAAGCTTAACGTGTTAGCGCTGCAATCCAATCTGTTGACTGGTGCAGTCCCCGCTAGCTTGGGGGATTTGGTAGTGCTAATGAGGCTGGACCTCAGTTTTAATAGGCTTTTCGGATCGATTCCCACTAAACTAGCCGATGCTCCAATGCTTGAAGTTTTTGATATTCGAAATAACTCTCTCTCTGGAAATGTTCCTCTGG CTCTGAAGAGATTGGTGGACGGATTTCGGTATGAAAATAACCCGGGATTATGCGGAACCGGTTTTTCATCTCTCAGAAGCTGTGATGATTCTGGGTATTCCAGTTCGAATAGGCCAGAACCTTATGCAGGAGGCGCAACTGGTTTCTCGACGAAGAACATTCCAGAAAGTGCTGATCTGAATTTGAATTGCAGCCAAAGCAGTTGCTCAAAGGCATCTACTAATTCCCACGCTTCAGTGGTTGTTGGACTAGTCGTGGTTGCGGTATTTGTTTCGGCCGCCAGTATTTTGTCTTTCTCTCTATACCGAAGGCGTAAACAAAAACTTAGTTGCACGTTTGATATCTCTGACATTCACCTCAGTGCCGACAATGCCAAGGATTCCTACAAGAAAAATGGCTCTCCACTCGCCAGCCTTGAATACTCTAGTGGCTGGGATCCTATGGCTGAGGGTCGACGATTTGGTTTTTCGCACGAGGATATGCAGAACTTCAGGTTCAATCTTCAGGAGGTCGAGTGTGCCACACAGTACTTTTCAGACAAGAATTTACTGGGAAAGAGTAACTATTCGATGACGTATAAAGGAAAATTAAGAGACGGATCTGTTGTTGCTGTTAAGAGAATCACGAAAACTAGCTGCAAGTCTGAGGAAGCTGAATTCTTGAAGGGACTTAATGTCTTGACTTCATTGATAAATGAAAACTTGGTTCGGTTAAGAGGGTTTTGTTTCTCTCGGGGCCGTGGTGAGTGTTTCCTCGTTTATGATTTTGTCCCGAATGGCAGTTTGTTCCAGTATCTTGATCTGGAGGAGGTTGATGGCCGGGTTCTTGAATGGTCAACCCGAGTTTCTATAATAAACGGCATCGCTAAAG GTATAGAGTACTTGCACCGGTGCAAGGTGAACAAACCATCTTTGGTACACCAAAATATTTCCGCCAAGAACGTGCTAATCGACCAGCAGATTAAGCCCTTGCTATCCGATTCAGGCCTTCACAAACTTCTCACAAGTGACACCATCTACTCCTCCCTCAAAGCCAGTGCTGCCATGGGATACCTCGCACCAGAATACACAACCACAGGCCGTTTCACTGAGAAGAGTGATGTATATGCTTTTGGGGTTCTAGTTTTCCAAATCCTCTCCGGGAAGCGAAAATACGAGATCTCTACGCGTGCTGTAGCTGAGTCAGGGAACCTCGAGTTCGTAGACACAAATATCCATGGCAAGTTCTATATACCCGAAGCTAAATTGTTGGCAAAAGTCGCTGTTTCATGTACGAACGAGTTGCCAGAAGATAGACCCTCCATGGAAGCAATTGTACAAGATATCAGCAACTGA
- the LOC142524478 gene encoding small ribosomal subunit protein uS10y-like produces the protein MAYAAMKPTKPGLEEPLDQIHRIRITLSSKNVKNLEKVCGDLVRGAKDKKLRVKGPVRMPTKVLHITTRKSPCGEGTNTWDRFELRVHKRIIDLFSSPDVVKQITSITIEPGVEVEVTIADS, from the exons ATGGCATACGCAGCGATGAAGCCGACGAAGCCAGGGTTGGAAGAGCCGCTGGATCAGATTCACAGGATCCGTATCACTCTGTCTTCCAAAAATGTGAAGAATCTGGAGAAGG TTTGTGGTGATTTGGTTCGCGGTGCCAAGGACAAAAAACTCAGGGTCAAAGGTCCCGTAAGAATGCCCACTAAGGTTCTTCACATCACCACTCGGAAGTCTCCATGTGGTGaag GTACTAATACATGGGATAGGTTTGAGCTCCGGGTGCACAAGCGCATAATTGACCTTTTCAGCTCCCCAGACGTCGTTAAGCAGATTACTTCTATCACCATTGAACCTGGTGTCGAGGTCGAGGTTACTATTGCTGATTCTTGA
- the LOC142525020 gene encoding uncharacterized protein LOC142525020: protein MIIPSPIISMILSTNNLILHTVFAISLTLIFSFFKIPTLLLHGLHTYIHPDDVNPGGNSGGLRAAIKRPGAIGSEEVKPRKKSKERFDFDESKAQIFRLKLNEGHLQSRIYFKEFYSVFNYTFVALSSLLLHRFLRVDKDSGFVRNGTIIPILLGLVGVCRLFFFMFRVGFDASASKRLEKQLSFVLGVVGFLLGLIIIFEVFPKWVLDFNFDSLDGFGKVFLAAFMGFSVGILFIPALRNARAFWLGTDQIRCDLSIISCGWFSRMLLYANFILVFFTSLLWINPLAEFLFSSKMNGKIGSNIADKKGEALNLVGYVGLSRSNFENLRLVCLLMTGLLQILALRPNLQMFLNEAVFCWYQRLHGSKVPDLDYSRAKVFLHNHYLCLVVLQFFAPAATVLLLLGLSPFDNNFLTDIQLAINKSSCSAFVKEVTLFMAWWIIFVWTVLCSAILALYRRGIFYVS from the coding sequence ATGATAATACCCTCACCAATAATATCCATGATTCTGTCCACTAATAATCTCATACTCCACACTGTATTTGCAATCTCGCTTACGCTTATTTTCTCCTTCTTCAAGATCCCAACGCTACTTCTTCACGGCCTACACACATACATTCATCCTGATGATGTCAATCCCGGCGGCAATTCAGGAGGACTCCGAGCTGCGATTAAAAGGCCAGGCGCGATTGGCTCCGAAGAGGTAAAACCCAGAAAGAAATCTAAAGAAAGATTTGATTTTGACGAAAGCAAAGCTCAGATCTTTAGACTGAAACTCAATGAAGGTCATCTCCAATCAAGGATTTATTTCAAAGAATTTTACAGTGTTTTTAACTACACTTTTGTTGCTTTATCGTCTTTGCTGCTTCATAGATTTCTGAGGGTGGATAAAGATTCTGGGTTTGTGAGAAATGGGACTATTATTCCGATTTTATTGGGGTTGGTGGGCGTTTGTAGACTGTTCTTTTTTATGTTTAGGGTTGGCTTCGATGCTTCTGCATCGAAGAGGTTGGAGAAGCAACTAAGTTTTGTGTTGGGGGTCGTAGGGTTTCTTTTAGGtctgattattatttttgaggtTTTTCCAAAATGGGTTCTTGATTTTAACTTTGATTCTTTGGATGGATTTGGGAAAGTTTTTTTAGCTGCTTTCATGGGATTCTCTGTTGGTATTCTTTTCATTCCAGCGTTGAGAAACGCTAGAGCTTTTTGGCTCGGAACTGATCAGATTCGGTGTGATTTGTCCATCATCTCTTGTGGATGGTTTTCAAGAATGCTCCTTTATGCTAATTTCATACTGGTTTTCTTCACTTCATTGCTTTGGATTAACCCTCTAGCGGAATTCCTTTTTAGCTCGAAGATGAATGGTAAAATAGGATCGAATATAGCTGATAAAAAGGGAGAAGCTTTGAACTTAGTTGGCTACGTCGGCCTGTCAAGatcgaattttgaaaatttaaggcTAGTGTGTTTGTTGATGACTGGACTTCTTCAAATCCTTGCCCTGCGTCCAAATTTGCAAATGTTCTTAAATGAAGCTGTCTTCTGTTGGTACCAAAGATTACATGGCAGCAAggttccggacttggattataGCAGGGCAAAGGTCTTTCTGCACAATCACTACCTATGTCTCGTAGTTCTGCAGTTCTTTGCTCCAGCAGCAACGGTACTTCTTCTACTCGGCTTGTCTCCATTTGATAACAACTTTCTTACAGATATCCAATTGGCTATTAATAAATCATCTTGCTCTGCTTTTGTTAAAGAAGTCACTTTGTTTATGGCTTGGTGGATTATATTTGTTTGGACAGTACTCTGTTCAGCAATCCTTGCTTTGTATCGGCGTGGAATTTTCTATGTTTCTTGA